A window of the Lolium perenne isolate Kyuss_39 chromosome 7, Kyuss_2.0, whole genome shotgun sequence genome harbors these coding sequences:
- the LOC127318406 gene encoding uncharacterized protein isoform X1: protein MSDSAHLEPPAKKRNIDPIAPTNHPWNLPAKVDLVHRCDRPEDAVLLIPREANLRIGAEAKRVVARVSQAVVAVASIDVHGHQLWRASGFIVEFDEYSMTGTIFSSATVAQKIHMFPDIEKIKVYLFDGASYEATIKACDNHWNLLVLSVSFDRYVKTMNMVEISENRTAADVHLGGFMQQPHPACESLCSGDTIIGLGRQSEEPFGLQANCGVYSYERWSNLPRFCHEMQKATFINTYAAVGGPAINKNGQVIGMLFHDLDCTPFVPSNVILKWWEHFKKTGYAFGYLSLSSYVVFIWEQFTHTC from the exons ATGTCGGATTCAGCGCACCTAGAGccaccggcgaagaagaggaacattgACCCCATCGCCCCGACTAACCATCCCTGGAATCTCCCTGCAAAAGTCGACCTCGTCCACCGCTGCGACCGCCCAG AGGACGCCGTTTTGCTGATTCCCCGGGAGGCAAACCTCCGGATTGGCGCTGAAGCAAAGAGGGTCGTGGCACGGGTCTCACAAGCAGTCGTCGCCGTCGCCAGCATTGATG TTCATGGCCATCAGTTGTGGAGAGCTTCAGGCTTTATCGTCGAATTTGATGAATACAGCATGACTGGAACAATATTTTCATCTGCAACTGTAGCTCAAAAAATCCATATGTTCCCTGACATTGAAAAG ATAAAAGTCTACCTATTTGATGGCGCCTCCTATGAAGCCACCATAAAAGCTTGCGACAATCACTGGAATTTATTAGTATTGTCTGTTTCATTTGATCGTTATGTCAAAACCATGAACATGGTGGAGATTAGCGAGAACAGAACTGCTGCGGATGTCCATCTTGGTGGATTTATGCAACAGCCTCACCCAGCTTGTGAAAGTCTTTGTTCTGGCGATACCATTATCGGGCTTGGTCGACAGTCTGAAGAGCCCTTTGGGCTTCAAGCGAACTGTGGAGTTTACAG CTATGAGCGTTGGTCGAACCTCCCTAGATTTTGCCATGAAATGCAGAAAGCAACATTTATAAACACATAT GCCGCAGTTGGAGGTCCTGCAATAAACAAAAACGGCCAAGTTATTGGAATGCTTTTCCATGACTTAGATTGTACTCCCTTTGTGCCATCTAACGTCATTTTAAAATGGTGGGAACATTTCAAAAAAACTGGGTATGCTTTTGGATATTTATCATTATCATCTTATGTTGTGTTTATCTGGGAGCAGTTCACACACACTTGTTGA
- the LOC127318406 gene encoding uncharacterized protein isoform X2, with amino-acid sequence MSDSAHLEPPAKKRNIDPIAPTNHPWNLPAKVDLVHRCDRPEDAVLLIPREANLRIGAEAKRVVARVSQAVVAVASIDVHGHQLWRASGFIVEFDEYSMTGTIFSSATVAQKIHMFPDIEKIKVYLFDGASYEATIKACDNHWNLLVLSVSFDRYVKTMNMVEISENRTAADVHLGGFMQQPHPACESLCSGDTIIGLGRQSEEPFGLQANCGVYRPQLEVLQ; translated from the exons ATGTCGGATTCAGCGCACCTAGAGccaccggcgaagaagaggaacattgACCCCATCGCCCCGACTAACCATCCCTGGAATCTCCCTGCAAAAGTCGACCTCGTCCACCGCTGCGACCGCCCAG AGGACGCCGTTTTGCTGATTCCCCGGGAGGCAAACCTCCGGATTGGCGCTGAAGCAAAGAGGGTCGTGGCACGGGTCTCACAAGCAGTCGTCGCCGTCGCCAGCATTGATG TTCATGGCCATCAGTTGTGGAGAGCTTCAGGCTTTATCGTCGAATTTGATGAATACAGCATGACTGGAACAATATTTTCATCTGCAACTGTAGCTCAAAAAATCCATATGTTCCCTGACATTGAAAAG ATAAAAGTCTACCTATTTGATGGCGCCTCCTATGAAGCCACCATAAAAGCTTGCGACAATCACTGGAATTTATTAGTATTGTCTGTTTCATTTGATCGTTATGTCAAAACCATGAACATGGTGGAGATTAGCGAGAACAGAACTGCTGCGGATGTCCATCTTGGTGGATTTATGCAACAGCCTCACCCAGCTTGTGAAAGTCTTTGTTCTGGCGATACCATTATCGGGCTTGGTCGACAGTCTGAAGAGCCCTTTGGGCTTCAAGCGAACTGTGGAGTTTACAG GCCGCAGTTGGAGGTCCTGCAATAA